The Methylomarinum sp. Ch1-1 genome contains the following window.
TGCACCGGGTTGCGTTATCCGTGATGGCATAATAGTTCAGGTGGCCAGCTACCCGCGCCTTGGCGCGGCGTAGCATTTCGCCCTTGGTCAGCTTGTGTCGCGCCTTGCTCGCCCATTCGTCGAAGGCCTTCAAGCCCGCGCCGAATTTCTTGCGCGCGGTGCGTCGCTTGACCTTGAAGTCTCCCCGCTTGGTCTTCCCACAGTAGTGGGTAAAACCGAGAAATGTAAACTCTTCCGGCTTCTTCCCTTTCCTTTGCGCATTGGTTCTGGCGAATCGCCCGAATTCTATGCAGCGGGTCTTCTCTTCGGCGAGACTCAATCCGAACTGTTCCAGTCGTCCCGATAAGGCCTTCATGAAGGCGTCCGCTTCTTGTTTGTATTGGAACCCGGCCACGAAGTCGTCGGCAAAACGAAAATAGTACGCTTCGCCTGCGCTTCGTAGCACCACCCGCCGACTGAACCAGAGGTCCAGTACATAGTGCAGGTAGATGTTCGATAACAGCGGCGAGAGGATGGAGCCCTGGGGCGTACCCTCTTCACTGGCTTGCACCAGACCATCTTCCAGTATCCCGCCTTTAAGCATACGCTCGATCAGGCGGAGGATCCGCGGGTCTCCGATCCGGTGGCGGAGAAATTCCAGCATCCAATCATGATTGACCTTGTTGAAGAAGCTTCGAATGTCGGCTTCGACCACATGGTTGACACGCTTCTGCTGAATGGTTTCGCCCAGCTTCGCCAGACATTGATGTTGGCTGTGCCGCGGGCGATAAGCAGTATTAGGGTCAGACTCGATTGATTCCAGCGTGAGTTATGACGACGGCACCGCGGTGGAATACACCTGGGACAAGCTGGACTTGGTCAAAATACGCGACCGCCTCGGCCGCGAAACCCATTACACCTATGACGCGCTGCGCCGCAAAATCAGAGCAGTATTAGGGTCAGACTCGATTGATTCACGATTGATTCAAGAGTTCTGATTTCCTCATGCCTGTGGTCATCGCCATCAACACCAGCAAATAAAGCCGGATCCATTCAGACTGACGACAAGCCGCTAACAGGCGGTCACGCTCGACTGACGACAGATAGCGCACACGGCCCTTAGGCTGGGGCAGGCTCGACGTTCTCCTGACGGGATTAGCTGTCACATAGCCTTGCTTAAAGGCATAGGTAAAAATCGACGACAGCGTCCCACGGTAGCGGTTTACGGTGGTATTGGACAGGGTTTTGTCAATGGATTTAGTTTTGCCGGCGTTCTTTCCGCGTCCTTGCCCTACCCGGCAATTTTT
Protein-coding sequences here:
- a CDS encoding reverse transcriptase domain-containing protein, with translation MESIESDPNTAYRPRHSQHQCLAKLGETIQQKRVNHVVEADIRSFFNKVNHDWMLEFLRHRIGDPRILRLIERMLKGGILEDGLVQASEEGTPQGSILSPLLSNIYLHYVLDLWFSRRVVLRSAGEAYYFRFADDFVAGFQYKQEADAFMKALSGRLEQFGLSLAEEKTRCIEFGRFARTNAQRKGKKPEEFTFLGFTHYCGKTKRGDFKVKRRTARKKFGAGLKAFDEWASKARHKLTKGEMLRRAKARVAGHLNYYAITDNATRCSDFVYRATHILYKRLNRKSQRKAYNWDRFNQALNSIGWPRVRIRIDLNPFRRAEAC